A genomic segment from Fuerstiella sp. encodes:
- a CDS encoding PQQ-dependent sugar dehydrogenase, whose protein sequence is MKQLSSIVFLLIATVGMAADIQETALNVSVERAFPEMSFDRPLIITHANDGTDRVFVAEQEGVIKVFPNDQEIEEAAIFLDIRKQVVYRDNKNEEGLLGFAFHPDYKKNGHFFLYYTTTDADLTSVVTRFTVSKDDPHKADSKSEVELMRISQPYWNHNGGTLAFGPDGLLYIALGDGGKGGDPHSHGQNLTTLLGSILRIDVDRQEEGKKYAVPSDNPFVGTMVSTNSRGDKQAPAVGEIYAYGFRNVWRLSFDKNTGDLWAADVGQSLWEEINIVEAGGNYGWNVRESKHWFRPDGNDNRSDLIDPIWEYHHDVGKSITGGAVYRGSRVPELQGKYVYADYVSGLLWALDYDRDEQRVTGNYSLTGKNQPVMSFGEDEAGDLYFSTPFGQLFRFRSGL, encoded by the coding sequence GTGAAACAGTTGTCCTCAATCGTGTTCCTGCTCATTGCTACCGTCGGCATGGCTGCTGATATTCAGGAAACAGCGCTGAATGTCAGTGTGGAACGTGCTTTTCCGGAAATGAGTTTCGATCGACCACTGATTATTACCCATGCAAACGACGGAACCGATCGTGTTTTCGTAGCGGAACAGGAAGGGGTGATTAAGGTATTTCCGAATGATCAGGAAATCGAAGAAGCTGCCATTTTCCTCGACATCCGAAAGCAGGTTGTCTATCGCGACAATAAGAACGAGGAAGGCCTGTTGGGATTCGCATTTCATCCGGATTACAAAAAGAACGGACACTTCTTTCTGTATTATACGACGACGGACGCAGACCTGACTTCAGTGGTGACGCGGTTCACAGTGTCCAAGGACGATCCCCACAAGGCCGATTCGAAGTCCGAAGTAGAACTGATGCGGATAAGCCAGCCGTACTGGAATCACAATGGTGGTACGCTGGCATTTGGCCCGGATGGTCTGCTTTATATTGCATTAGGCGATGGCGGGAAGGGGGGAGATCCTCACAGTCACGGTCAGAATCTGACCACTCTTCTGGGGTCCATTCTCAGGATCGATGTTGATCGACAGGAGGAAGGGAAAAAATATGCTGTTCCGTCAGACAATCCTTTTGTTGGCACGATGGTTTCTACGAACAGTCGAGGTGACAAGCAGGCTCCGGCGGTCGGTGAGATTTATGCTTACGGATTTCGCAATGTGTGGCGTCTGTCGTTTGACAAAAACACAGGAGACCTGTGGGCGGCCGATGTGGGACAAAGTTTGTGGGAAGAAATTAACATCGTGGAGGCCGGTGGAAATTACGGCTGGAACGTGCGCGAATCGAAACACTGGTTTCGTCCTGATGGTAATGACAACCGGAGCGATCTTATTGATCCGATCTGGGAATATCATCACGATGTCGGTAAGTCGATCACCGGCGGAGCCGTTTATCGGGGGAGTCGTGTTCCCGAGCTTCAAGGGAAATATGTCTATGCCGATTATGTGAGCGGATTGTTGTGGGCTCTGGACTACGACCGGGACGAGCAACGTGTGACTGGAAACTATTCACTGACCGGAAAGAATCAGCCAGTAATGTCATTTGGTGAAGATGAAGCCGGTGATCTGTATTTTTCGACTCCATTTGGTCAGTTATTTCGATTCAGGTCCGGACTGTGA
- a CDS encoding ABC transporter ATP-binding protein: protein MSLHLESVRKNYREPDGTPLPVLAIDEYKLVRGEQAALIGSSGCGKTTLLNVISGILTPDSGRVVVSDTDITQLPEVVRDRFRAERIGFVFQTFNLLPGFTALENVLLGMTFSRNRSDRSFARSLLERVGLKDRQNHQPGRLSVGEQQRVSVARSLANRPALLLADEPTANVDPANQDMILSLIRETCSENKVTLLMVTHAAEVAEKFDRVDRLQDFNRPESASREVVL, encoded by the coding sequence ATGTCACTGCACCTGGAGAGTGTTCGGAAGAATTACCGGGAACCGGACGGTACGCCTCTTCCCGTGCTGGCTATTGACGAATACAAACTGGTTCGAGGCGAACAGGCTGCTTTGATCGGTTCAAGTGGCTGCGGTAAAACGACGCTGCTGAATGTGATTTCGGGTATTTTGACTCCGGACTCCGGACGAGTGGTGGTGAGTGACACGGACATCACTCAGTTGCCGGAGGTTGTTCGAGACCGATTTCGAGCCGAAAGGATTGGATTCGTATTTCAAACCTTTAATTTGCTGCCGGGGTTTACCGCGCTGGAGAATGTGCTCCTTGGGATGACATTTTCACGGAATCGCAGCGATCGATCCTTTGCCAGGTCTCTGCTGGAAAGGGTCGGACTGAAAGATCGTCAGAATCACCAGCCGGGAAGATTGTCGGTCGGTGAACAGCAGCGTGTGTCAGTTGCTCGTTCTCTGGCCAACCGGCCAGCGCTTCTGTTGGCGGATGAGCCGACTGCCAACGTAGACCCTGCCAATCAGGATATGATTCTCAGTCTGATTCGTGAGACCTGCAGTGAGAATAAAGTGACACTGCTGATGGTGACACACGCCGCGGAAGTGGCTGAGAAATTCGATCGGGTCGATCGGCTGCAGGACTTTAATCGCCCAGAGTCTGCATCGCGGGAGGTCGTCTTATGA
- a CDS encoding ABC transporter permease: protein MNLFTIAWKSIRQRGLASSLTALSVALGVMLMVVVLVISGALRAVFSQNTIAYDLIVGPKGSGLQLVLSAVYRVQPAIENLPYLYYLELKEDRRVVSAVPMAFGDVTEQGSFPLVGTTPEYFENEYAPGRTFRIRGKRINANFDAIIGSEVARSNGWDIGSQFKIVHGGAEGTHIHDEQFTVVSVIQQTGTPNDRTVFVNIEGFYAIEGHETPLNEVEERLKKFYASSPDRLKIALDQIAEARTLEEAESASGHGGHHHHATPDAAKEVTAVLIRTRPKSPFDAINLSSDLQQGYQAMAVNPIVPIRKLMTDVLGNVQQGLLVLTVMIILVSGISIFVSIYTSMTDRRREIGIMRALGARRGSVFGIVLAESVVLCVGGGLLGWLSGHGIAVVASPFVTAETGLLLDPWVVYWMKFAVFNFEVELPVESVLFPMLLALATLVGFLPAMTAYRTDVADALSS, encoded by the coding sequence ATGAACCTTTTTACGATTGCCTGGAAAAGTATTCGCCAGCGAGGTCTGGCAAGTTCTCTGACAGCGCTCAGCGTCGCACTTGGAGTGATGCTGATGGTGGTCGTGCTGGTAATCTCAGGTGCGCTCAGGGCTGTTTTTAGCCAGAATACCATCGCCTACGACCTGATTGTTGGTCCCAAAGGCAGCGGACTGCAATTGGTTTTGAGCGCGGTCTACAGAGTGCAGCCAGCCATAGAGAATTTGCCATATCTGTACTATCTGGAGCTTAAAGAAGATCGAAGAGTCGTATCAGCAGTCCCAATGGCCTTCGGTGATGTTACTGAACAGGGTTCGTTTCCTCTGGTTGGTACGACTCCGGAGTATTTCGAAAACGAATACGCGCCTGGCAGGACATTCCGTATTCGCGGCAAGCGAATTAACGCCAACTTCGACGCGATTATTGGTTCAGAAGTAGCTCGGAGCAATGGGTGGGACATTGGCAGCCAGTTTAAAATTGTGCATGGAGGGGCCGAGGGGACACATATTCACGATGAACAGTTCACTGTGGTTTCCGTAATTCAACAGACAGGAACTCCGAATGACCGCACAGTGTTCGTAAACATCGAGGGCTTTTATGCAATTGAAGGCCACGAAACTCCGCTGAACGAAGTCGAGGAGCGGTTGAAGAAATTCTATGCCAGTTCTCCGGATCGTCTGAAGATTGCGCTGGATCAGATCGCTGAGGCTCGAACGCTGGAAGAAGCTGAGTCAGCTTCGGGACATGGAGGTCACCACCATCACGCAACTCCTGACGCTGCAAAGGAAGTCACTGCTGTACTGATTCGCACTCGCCCGAAGTCACCGTTTGATGCCATCAATCTTAGTTCTGATCTGCAGCAGGGTTATCAGGCGATGGCTGTGAATCCAATTGTTCCCATTCGAAAATTGATGACCGATGTGCTGGGCAATGTCCAGCAGGGGTTGCTGGTTTTGACCGTAATGATCATCCTGGTGTCCGGGATCAGTATCTTTGTGAGCATTTACACCAGTATGACAGATCGACGTCGCGAGATCGGCATCATGCGCGCTCTGGGCGCTCGACGTGGCAGCGTATTTGGGATCGTGCTGGCCGAATCGGTTGTTTTGTGCGTGGGGGGAGGCCTTTTGGGCTGGTTGTCAGGTCATGGAATCGCGGTTGTCGCCAGTCCGTTTGTGACGGCTGAAACAGGGCTGTTGCTGGACCCGTGGGTTGTTTACTGGATGAAGTTTGCTGTATTCAATTTTGAGGTTGAACTGCCCGTTGAATCTGTCCTGTTTCCGATGCTGCTGGCACTGGCAACGTTGGTCGGATTTCTGCCTGCAATGACGGCCTACCGCACCGATGTCGCTGATGCCCTGTCCTCATAG